The genomic DNA GAGCCTTTtactcctctctctttctcttctgtatttatttatttttcattttcagaggaTAAACAGATTGAGAGACCTAAAATATGCAGTATGCAAAACCAATGCAAATATGGGTGCAGTTTGACTTTGAAAGCATTGCTTTATGCACGAGGGTGTGCCACTCTAACCCTGAACAATTTGCATGTCTATTTCCTTGTAGTGGAGCCAACCTGCTGGCCGTCAACGCAGACGGCAACATGGCCTATGACCTCTGTGAGGATGAGGCTACGCTGGAGCTGCTAGAGATGGTTATGGCTGAGCAGGGTCTGTAAAATGTCAAATCTTTTGCAATGCAGGGGAGACAGAGAAAGTTTCACATAATTTATGTTAAATCACTGCTAAGCACAACattttggcaatttttttttccttcacaggGATAACTCAGAAGCGGATAGATGAATGCAGAGGAGCGAAAGAGCTGGCCATGCTTGCTGACGTGGAGGCTTTGATTAACACCGGAGCAGATTTAAGTGCACAAGACAACAATGGGGCGACGCTGGTGAGATGCAGATGAAAATAATTATAACACATGGCACACAAGTGATAGTCCACAAATGTGTAGTCTAGACAATCGTTCACTGCACATGCGCCCTGAACCTGTAGAGAATCAGTAGGATTAGATAACAGATGGTAAAACAAATGGATGTGAAAATAATCAGTCATACAGAATGCATAACTCAGTCATTTACAGGAAagcattaaattaataattaggTAAATCACACAAAGTGCTattctgaaaaggaaaaaattataCTCGATGTTCGAACCTTTTTGTAAAGTAACTCAAATTAAATTAGACAGAAGCCATGTAACAAGAGTAAAAGAGGGTTTAGACAAACTGGACTGtttcaacaaaatgtgaaacatccATGATCTGCAGATTCAGTCACAAAAGAAGCATCCAGCACTgcagtagttttgtttttttattatttccttccatttcagCTCCACATAGCATCTGCCAATGGCTACATGTCTGTAGCAGAGCTGCTAGTCGACCAAAGGGCTCAGCTGGAGCTGAAAGACTCTGACGGATGGACGCCGCTTCACGCTGCCGCCTGCTGGGGACAGGTTCGTTCGGCCGTCGACCTTGAGTAACTTTGTTTTGACCCGTCTTATGGGTGTCATTTGTTTTCACTTGTTTCCAGATCCAAGTGGTGGAGCTGCTGGTGGCTCACGGAGCCAATCTGAACTCCAAGTCTGTTTTAGATGAGACGCCGCTCGGTGAGATCAGAGGCTTTTTGTGgtcattttgttatatttctctgaaataaCTTGATGCTAGATGTGTGACGTGTTGCTCCGTCTGCAGATGTGTGTATTGATGAGGAGGTCAGAGCCAAACTGACGGACTTGAAGAACAAACACGACGCCATCATGAAAAGTCAGGACAAGCAGAAGGGCACGCTGCAAAGACGAGTGTCCAGCACTGGAAGCAGAGGGTAAACAAGGGAATTCAGGGACACGAGAGCAGGGATTTATTTCAGAAGTGGGAGCAGTTAGGTGTTTTACCTGATTCCCGTAACATTTGCCCGCACAGGAAGGTTGTGCGTCGGGTCAGCGTGAATGAACGCTCCAGTCTGTACCGCCGGGAGCACCACAGGGAGGCCATCGTCTGGCAGGAGCCGGCGACCACACCTGAACCGCAGGACGACGACGAGGACAGACAGACTGACATTGAGCTGCTTCAGCATGCTCACATGGTGACCGAAAATGGCTCCTTTATCTCATACAGCGTTTGACGTTAGGGCGGCAGCTAACAATTactttagtaatcgattaatctgtcgattattctgatgattaatcaaatttaaaaattggtacattctgcagatttttaatttaaccactcCATCTTATTTACTCAACAGAAATccatttaaaagtaaacataaataacttaattcttttgttaaataagaaaataaatatcgTATTGCCTGAAGTACAATAAcataacagcattcctttagtgaacgcttGATAATCTGGAGGAAAACGTGCATCTGAAACTAAGAAATTCTCCCAACAACGTGAAAAACTCAGCCATTTCCGCTCAACTTAACATCAACACGTTGCAGAGGTGATCTGGTGACTATTATTTGGATTAATTGGTTAATAATTGGGTAGCAAACGGTGCTTAATAAGAGATCtctttttacattatttgaaCCGAGTGAAGCTAAAGCTATGCCATTTAAGGAGCTCTGCGTagagcaaattttttttttttaaaggtttttgttttttatcttaaatgcaaaattgatTTTGTACATCTAAGATGTTCTTTTAACAAACTGCAAAGACGAGTATCCAGCACTGAAATACTCTGATTCTGTAAACTCCAGATAACTATtgatcgattactaaattagttgatgattattccAATAATAGATTTGTCACAATGATTCAGATTAAGCCCCGTTTGACTTGATGaactagttgtttttttttaaagtttactaaAGGTTTCTCTTGTTTTCTCAGGTCGCTACCGGAGCAGCAACGACACGCTTGGAGGAACTGGAGGTTGCCGACAGAAAGATCGCGTCATCTAGCGTGGGGAACGGGGAGACGTCCGTGTCTCTGGCTTCCTCTGTGCCTGGCGAGCTGTGGAGCGGCGGGGGCCGCATGGATCGCAGCGGCACCTACGAGCTCAGTCCTGCGCCCGGGCAAGCGGAGGGCGAGGGCGCGGACAGCATGACTCGGGAGAAATCGCACCACACCCTGGCCGACCTGAAGCGCCAGCGCGCGGCTGCCAAGCTCAATAAGTATCCTGCACCTCCTCCCCCGCTGCCCTCCACCGCCGAGGTGGAGGAGCCTCCTGTCGCCGCGACGACCCCTCAGCCTCAACCACAAATCCAAACGATCCCGACTCCAGAGCAGTCGTCGTCTCCCAGTCAGGTGTTCTTCACCCCAGCCAGCGGAGATCCTCCCTTGCTGAAACTGCGGGCCCCTGAGGAGGAGCAGACCAACAACAAGGAGCCATGCTGTGGTCTCATGTAGCTGCGCTCTGCTGCCTGCAGGGGGCAGAAGCACTCCAAAgtgacaaaacacatttaaaaacagacttgATTGCAATGCATCACTGAAGACTGTCAGTTTAGGCCTCATGCAATCTGATCTCACAACAGAACGTGTAATGACTACGTTGGTTTAGAAATTCAATACGTAGATTCTCTAAAAGTAATAAACCGCAGAGATAAAGCTTCTGACTCACTAAGAAAttaaagtgccttgcaaaattctttactacatttttttttcatcttttatcaaaccacaaactttactgtattttatggGGATTTCATCTGATGTCCACTACCTTGTGTTGGCCTAACTATGTAGTGGATAGAAAAGGAGAAATGGTTgccaatgtttcatttttttctttattatataCAAATGCAGATCTGACCTTTGGCTCATATTTGTACACTTTGTAGAACCAgcttttgctgttgttgctgcttttatctctaccagctttgctcATCTAGAGATTAGTCTTTTTCACGTTTTTCATTACGAATTAGCTGGAGTTCAGTTATTCTGACACATGCAGATGCTTTTTCGGAGTTACTGGTTTGTTGCTCTGGCTGTGTGTTCAGAAGTTGAATTTCGACTTCAGACTCGGGTTTCATGgcattgatatatatatatatataaatatatatatatatatatattttttccccacatttttctgtgtttaggcTCGTTCATCTCCCCATCAATCTGACCAGCTTTTCTATCCCGGCTGACAAAAACTATCCCCAaagcattatgctgccaccactatgtgtCATGTTAGTTTTTCTAAGTACATAGAACAAAAAGTTGGAATTTTGGTCCTTCTTTCAATAACAGTTTCTTACCAGTctttcataaaagaaaagattaGTTGAGAGCACCACTTACAGCTGccttgtcaacagattctcccaacttcatcttcatgatgctgtttcttATCTAATATTCTCTTATCAAGTCTCATTACTCAACAGGTGACTGAAAGCACTTGGCTGCACTGAATTTTGTGTAAGGATATTAGATTAAAAGCAGCTGAGCACAAAATCACACCACACTTTATTTGTACACACATTAAAGACGTTCATCgttttcattcagtttctgttgtaaatcacataaaatcctatcaaaatgcatttgtttgtggttttaatgtgacaaaatgttaacagGTTTAAGTACCTTTGTAGGGCGCCGGACAAGGCTTTAATAAATGGTGACAGTATCAATGGTAGTTGGCCAAAACTACTGTAATATATGATGTAAAAACTCATTGGTGGGCGCTTTTCACCATATTTTAATGCCCCTCCCCCccatttttttgtgctttcttaAATACTTTACCCTCATTCATAAATAATTGGGAAAGGAGAATTAAAGTACATCTTTAAAATCATGATTTGgtttacattttagtttgagATACTCGCATATAGTCTACTTCTACTTCTAAACATGTTTGCACTGTTAAGCATTAAACACAGTTTAATGCCCATCATGCCTAATGTCCCACCAGGCCATGCACGGCTACAGCCTGGCCTGGTGACACATTTccttctcagatttttattccaaAACATTCGAAATACGGAGGAACGTTCTCATTGCACGTTGTCTGGTGAGACTGGGCTGCCCCGTGCCAATAGTGGTTTGATGTCCAGTTTGTTTAGTTCACccatgtttcttcttctccagtCACCTACACACTCCAGCTTTGCCCCCTGCTGGGAGGCAATCATTTCTGTTGAATGTAACGTTTTCACTGGAGCTCAGGAGAACTCCAGTGTCCAGTTTGCCTAGAAATGTGAGTCGGCATGAACATGAAGTTGTCTACTTCACCAACTAATTTCTCTTGATACGGAAAGAGGTTTTCTTTAATGTATGTGGATAcattaaagagttttttttttatgtttggatttCTGAATGATTTACAGCTTTGTATTttgaatttagaaaaatgtttgttctttacCATTCAAAAAATGTACACTTCAATATTGTAATGGCGcaatttgtacatttattttcctttgatatgaaattatttctctttaaatcaATGTACAATTTACATTTGTCAAAACCTGATCTCCGTTCTTCTgtcagtatttgtttttctactcTCAGAACTGAAtcacattaatttatttgtcttaCTTTGGAGGGGGGGAAAGAACATCTTTGAAAGATGAcatgaaggaaaaactgaaagaaaaatatttttgcattcacATAATGATCAAAGAGTTATTTAATTGTCACATTGATAATCAGAGTTCTGTGCCTTCATTTTGTGGCTGGTTTTAACATTGGATTGCAATTGGTGCACAATGACCCACAAATGATGTTGGTGAGCTTTGAGATGAAATGTGATGgacttgaacattttcatgtactgtgtttactgtaaaacatcactgttgtatttttattgattccTGTTGGGGAAATAAAGACttaaatacattgttttcacaaattcattttgtatttcaatATTACAAACCCACTTAGCCCATCTGGATAGCGTTCCTCCAGATTACTAAGATTATATATACTTCATCCCAGGAACTAAATACACTGTACAAAAATTCcttctttttctcacttttataattattataccATTTGTTTCTTCTCTAAATACAGCAGATTGTTGTAATTGTGCAACTCAATTTTCTCTGCCCATAATTTTCTATGTGCCCAATATTGTGTTGACCACTTGAAATCACTGACCTTGTGGTCCTTAACCCATTTTGTATCTTGATGGTTTCCTTAGACATCTATTTAATGTCTTGTAATGtcaatattttcatgttttgattctttcctCACCTTCTATTTTGTGATGTGCACCAATTCCTCTTGCAGCAAAACCCATGCTTCACAGTAGAGATGGTATTCTCTGACTTGCACGCttatgtttttgtctctccAAATGGTCACAATGTCTAGTTTCATCAAACCACGCACCACGAgacttccttcttttttatctcttttttttgtttgttttgttttagtttttgactTTGCTTacaaatgaatatgtttttatgttattttggaTAAACAGCTTCTTCCTTGCTGAGTACATAGTATTTTAAGGCAGGCTGGTACCAATCTTGGCAGCCAAGGATGAACCCCGATATGGAGTTCCTCAGATATCTTCTGGATATCTGGAATTTTTGGtgaatttttaaagattttttttcaaacaattggaaaaaaaaatatctggatAGCGTTCCTACAGATTACTAAGATTATATACAATCTTAGTCATCTGAGGCGGGCAGTATTGTgcgttttccagacacataatGCAATTTCATAGCATAGTCAAGTAACGtaatgttaccttcagttttcataaaaaagctacatatcaaatatgacttaacaGAAACTTTACGTCCTGATTTAAGGACAtggaattgggcctctgtctctttataaACGCCGACTCTTTCTGAAACtacaccttcaggaagtcatcacaacgtcactattaaccctttaacaccgtttttgttttgttttttttttttttgcttttaccaggattgcactgagaagcagtTTGTAGAACgaactcagcagatgtgcagcagCTAATTGATGGTAGCGAGTCTGATGGAGACTCCTGCAAACAGGAGAAGTATAAATCGCACAAAAACATTCTGTGTCTTCTGATAAAGTGTATTTAAACACCTggtttctgctgcagttcagcTCCTCATGAGCCCCCTCgacccctcctcctcttttcatTTTACTCTTTCATCACACTTAGTGAGTACAGCTCAGATGTCACACTTCAGTCTGTTTTGAAGTGCCTGCCAGCATAGCCATAGATAGACATGAAGAAAATAGGACTTTGAAAGCATTAAATGTAATTGAAACAGCTTTAGTTTTAGCCtcaacttgaaatattttgcaCCAGAATCGTAAACACTCAGATTGTAGAACTGCAACATGGCTTTCAGCAGTCCTGCATGGTTTTGAGCCATAATGGAAACCAGTTTATGCTCAATTTTGGCTTCTGAGCTCCTTACCGCTGctcagtttttacttttcttacaGCTGACCTTGACCATAACCTATTATGTTAACTTGGTATTTGATGCTACCAGAATGCCTGCTGCGTGACACTCAAACGTCAGCCGGACATCACATGCTAGGACGTGCCCTGTTTTAGTTGGCGATATCAAATGTCTTTCCctagacttttccaagatgTCTCTGCAGGGTCCTTCTCGCACAAATGCCGATTTGATAATCTGATTATTATAGCAActtgtttttctggttttagttttgttttatagctCTAAAGTCACTATTCATGTGCTCATGCTATATATGGCTAACAGTTATTCCAGGGTTCGGTAAATTGAGGACTGCaatttaaaagtattaaaaattaGGTCTTTTCTCAAAACCTCCAAAATATTTAGTATTGTTTCTGTATCCATTTCTGTACTGTAGTGACACAACTACCTTTGTTGTGGTGCTTCTTTACAGCTATATGTGGTATTTCAAGGAAAGTGAATGGACAAGAAGTAgggtattttatttatttgtttatttatttttctccaataagatttttaaaatcatgtggTGGAGAACTAACAGAGAGGAAGATCCAGTACTGACTTGTTTCTGCCAGGGATGTTAATGAACAACAGAAGTTTCATCCTGAACTACAGAGAGGTCAAACATTGCTGGGGCTTTTTGGAATATTGTATCTACAGGAACTGGTGTTATATTTACTTGGGTTACACATATATAGTTTAATAAGTAACATTCTTTTTAATGCAGTGTCTTACATTGAACACTTGCACTTTACAAAATTTAAACAGACAAATACATTGTTCAAATCATACATGTGAAAGTAGCTTTGGTGCAAATACAGCAAGATTATGTAAAATAAGGGTTGGATaaaat from Xiphophorus couchianus chromosome 21, X_couchianus-1.0, whole genome shotgun sequence includes the following:
- the ppp1r16a gene encoding protein phosphatase 1 regulatory subunit 16A, encoding MAADHGELLAEMATVGRLSATERLKHAQKRRAQQLKAWAQMEKDASRGSRAKADKKKKRTTKVKFPNSITLLEAAARNDVEEVRELLNSGVSPDLVNEDGLTALHQCCIDDFVEIVQCLLDAGASVNACDSELWTPLHAAATCGHTGLVQLLVQAGANLLAVNADGNMAYDLCEDEATLELLEMVMAEQGITQKRIDECRGAKELAMLADVEALINTGADLSAQDNNGATLLHIASANGYMSVAELLVDQRAQLELKDSDGWTPLHAAACWGQIQVVELLVAHGANLNSKSVLDETPLDVCIDEEVRAKLTDLKNKHDAIMKSQDKQKGTLQRRVSSTGSRGKVVRRVSVNERSSLYRREHHREAIVWQEPATTPEPQDDDEDRQTDIELLQHAHMVATGAATTRLEELEVADRKIASSSVGNGETSVSLASSVPGELWSGGGRMDRSGTYELSPAPGQAEGEGADSMTREKSHHTLADLKRQRAAAKLNKYPAPPPPLPSTAEVEEPPVAATTPQPQPQIQTIPTPEQSSSPSQVFFTPASGDPPLLKLRAPEEEQTNNKEPCCGLM